In a single window of the Sorangium aterium genome:
- the ribF gene encoding riboflavin biosynthesis protein RibF: MEYFAAAASGQGGRAAAGPRGSLVIIGNFDGVHLGHQALLADAALDAERRGLEPVALTFAPHPASVLGRTPPATLTALPRKIELIQRVQPTIRVDAVTFDRAFAAQTPEEFVRRVLLDRLAARVVLVGANFRFGRGRAGDFTTLGRLGEDLGFETRSHPLVGDAEGAWSSTRVRAALARGDLESAERMLSRPHMLSGVVAQGARRGRTIGFPTCNIDEIDEALPPFGVYATLVDRVTSSGRAIALARGVANLGVRPTVEASGQARPNLEVHLFDVDEDLYGAALRVHLIARLREERRFSGLPELKAQIARDAEAARARLASISADPAAEGAFR; encoded by the coding sequence AATTTCGACGGCGTTCATCTGGGGCACCAGGCGCTGCTCGCCGACGCGGCGCTGGACGCGGAGCGGCGGGGGCTCGAGCCGGTGGCGCTCACGTTCGCCCCGCACCCCGCGAGCGTCCTCGGCCGGACCCCGCCGGCGACGCTGACGGCGCTGCCGCGCAAGATCGAGCTCATCCAGCGCGTGCAGCCGACGATCCGGGTCGACGCGGTGACGTTCGACCGCGCGTTCGCGGCCCAGACGCCGGAGGAGTTCGTGCGGCGCGTGCTGCTCGATCGGCTCGCGGCGCGCGTCGTCCTGGTCGGCGCGAACTTCCGGTTCGGCCGCGGGCGCGCCGGCGACTTCACGACGCTCGGGCGCCTCGGCGAGGATCTCGGCTTCGAGACGCGATCGCACCCGCTCGTCGGCGACGCCGAGGGGGCCTGGTCGAGCACCCGCGTCCGAGCGGCCCTCGCGCGCGGGGATCTCGAGTCGGCCGAGCGGATGCTGTCGCGCCCGCACATGCTGTCGGGCGTCGTCGCGCAGGGGGCGAGGCGGGGCCGGACGATCGGCTTCCCCACCTGCAACATCGACGAGATCGACGAGGCGCTCCCGCCGTTCGGCGTGTACGCGACGCTCGTCGATCGGGTGACCTCGTCGGGCCGCGCGATCGCGCTCGCGCGCGGCGTGGCCAACCTCGGCGTCCGGCCGACGGTCGAGGCGTCGGGGCAGGCGCGGCCGAACCTAGAGGTGCACCTCTTCGACGTCGACGAGGATCTCTACGGCGCGGCGCTGCGCGTGCACCTGATCGCCCGGCTGCGCGAGGAGCGGCGGTTCTCCGGGCTGCCGGAGCTCAAGGCGCAGATCGCGCGCGACGCCGAGGCGGCGCGCGCGCGGCTCGCGTCGATCAGCGCGGATCCGGCGGCGGAGGGGGCGTTTCGCTGA
- a CDS encoding tetratricopeptide repeat protein, with the protein MVASAAMERRELDGLTREELIARAEGLGVPRPRLLTKVELIDEIVARTAQSEPERARLRGFLGRARDLLSRVVERGLHMPETARALRGEAPPEQWPPPPPPPPPRSTTTLAEIYASQGHTDRAIAVLDEILARAPEDEDARRLRERLIESAPRGQGAGAEAPGVDADAEDAEDADAEDADAEDADADAEDADADAAAKDADSAAAEASPAPFARDDGATEPRGAAIASEHQGQPGPVAGAPGDVPVQLPRDPSPAGVEAPASPVAPGVALGLAAALRDERAELPARYDVDEIVGIAVDHETIYLYWEVRPRTLARARARRPEGQLAIRVVAVMPSWERPVVEQRDLAIDALFGDMFVRDIPSGANLRMCTGWLAGEVFEPFAVGLEVAVPRALPVSPRPPSEEPPASVPALTGETSEERPASVPALTGETSEERPASASELTGEIPPGSPSASMNVAERDIEGDVGDAASPALDAIAAGTASLSIPGARGEHGEPVAVPGASGGSVTTALRASSAQVASDDAEVEAAAAAVVTSSDVEPAAPAATSDVAAEAVRAAAPRGLEAVAPGRSATLVAEPTLPLPDQAPARFASGTAPTAEAIAQAVAATRGAASEGPARFPSGTAPTPEAIAQAVAATRGGSSELLRGSGGSAGPHASEALRRTSAERGLSPGSGPRLGADRGRSLGGGAELWRSFATRARPPSRGR; encoded by the coding sequence GTGGTAGCGTCGGCGGCGATGGAGCGCCGGGAGCTCGACGGGCTGACGCGGGAGGAGCTGATAGCGCGCGCCGAGGGGCTCGGGGTGCCGCGGCCGCGCCTGCTCACGAAGGTCGAGCTCATCGACGAGATCGTGGCGCGCACCGCGCAGAGCGAGCCGGAGCGGGCCCGCCTCCGCGGCTTCCTCGGGCGGGCGCGCGATCTGCTCTCGCGCGTGGTCGAGCGGGGCCTGCACATGCCGGAGACCGCGCGCGCGCTGCGCGGCGAGGCGCCGCCGGAGCAGTGGCCGCCGCCCCCCCCGCCGCCGCCGCCGCGGTCCACCACGACGCTCGCCGAGATCTATGCGTCCCAGGGGCACACGGATCGCGCCATCGCGGTGCTCGACGAGATCCTCGCGCGAGCGCCGGAGGACGAGGATGCGCGGCGGCTCCGGGAGAGGCTCATCGAGAGCGCGCCGCGCGGGCAGGGGGCAGGCGCGGAAGCGCCGGGCGTGGACGCGGATGCGGAGGATGCGGAGGATGCGGACGCGGAGGATGCGGACGCGGAGGATGCGGACGCGGACGCGGAGGATGCGGATGCGGACGCAGCCGCGAAGGATGCGGACAGCGCCGCCGCGGAGGCTTCCCCTGCTCCGTTCGCGCGGGACGATGGCGCGACCGAGCCTCGCGGGGCCGCGATCGCGAGCGAGCACCAGGGGCAGCCCGGGCCCGTTGCCGGAGCGCCTGGCGACGTTCCGGTGCAGCTACCGCGAGATCCGTCGCCTGCAGGTGTCGAAGCGCCGGCGTCGCCCGTCGCCCCAGGGGTGGCGCTGGGTCTTGCGGCGGCCTTGCGCGACGAGCGCGCGGAGCTCCCGGCGCGGTATGACGTCGACGAGATCGTCGGTATCGCGGTCGATCACGAGACAATCTACCTCTACTGGGAAGTGCGACCCAGGACGCTCGCGCGAGCGCGGGCGCGTCGCCCGGAAGGGCAGCTCGCCATCCGCGTCGTCGCGGTGATGCCGAGCTGGGAGCGGCCCGTGGTCGAGCAGCGGGATCTCGCCATCGACGCGCTCTTCGGCGACATGTTCGTGCGCGACATCCCGTCCGGCGCGAACCTCCGCATGTGCACGGGCTGGCTCGCCGGCGAGGTGTTCGAGCCTTTCGCGGTCGGCCTCGAGGTCGCTGTGCCACGCGCGTTGCCGGTTTCGCCGAGGCCGCCCTCGGAGGAGCCTCCGGCCTCTGTGCCGGCGCTGACCGGTGAAACCTCGGAGGAGCGTCCGGCCTCTGTGCCGGCGCTGACGGGTGAGACCTCGGAGGAGCGTCCGGCCTCTGCGTCGGAACTGACAGGTGAGATCCCGCCGGGCAGCCCCAGTGCGTCGATGAACGTCGCGGAGCGAGACATCGAGGGCGACGTCGGCGATGCGGCATCCCCGGCGCTTGACGCGATCGCCGCGGGGACGGCGTCCCTGTCGATTCCAGGTGCCCGCGGAGAGCACGGCGAGCCTGTCGCCGTGCCCGGCGCGAGCGGAGGCTCGGTGACCACGGCGCTGCGGGCGTCGAGCGCGCAGGTCGCCAGCGATGACGCGGAGGTCGAGGCGGCCGCGGCGGCGGTCGTCACGAGCAGCGACGTGGAGCCCGCTGCGCCGGCCGCGACCAGCGACGTGGCCGCCGAGGCTGTCCGAGCGGCCGCGCCTCGCGGCCTCGAGGCGGTCGCGCCTGGGCGCAGCGCGACGCTCGTCGCGGAGCCGACGCTCCCGTTGCCCGACCAGGCGCCGGCGCGCTTCGCCTCGGGAACGGCGCCGACGGCTGAGGCGATCGCGCAGGCGGTCGCGGCGACCCGCGGCGCGGCGAGCGAGGGACCAGCCCGCTTCCCGTCAGGAACGGCGCCGACGCCGGAGGCGATCGCGCAGGCGGTCGCGGCGACCCGCGGCGGTTCGAGCGAGCTGCTCCGAGGAAGCGGCGGGAGCGCGGGACCTCACGCCAGCGAGGCGCTCCGGCGCACCAGCGCGGAGCGGGGCCTCTCCCCGGGCAGCGGGCCGCGCCTTGGCGCCGATCGGGGACGATCCCTGGGCGGTGGAGCGGAGCTCTGGCGGAGCTTCGCCACCCGGGCGCGCCCGCCTTCCCGGGGCCGCTGA
- a CDS encoding protein-disulfide reductase DsbD family protein — translation MTASTRFKASAGAAPAGVRRGARGALGPALPALVALATLASPALALADDQRDLFTRGLEAGPLFAALAALGGGLLTCLTPCVYPMIAITVSIFGAREAKSRREAMLLSTSFVLGIVVLFTTMLVVAALTGSLFGGVLSNRWVIVGIAAVFIALSLSMFGAFEMTLPDTLMQRLSQVGGIGYGGAFLLGLVSGLVAAPCTGPVLTGIILWIGKTQNVGLGALVGATFSLGLGLPFWLVGAFAFALPKGGKWMLGVKSFFGIVMMVVALYFLKTTFPALSSLAQPTPQFMAVMAGLVAVGLALGAVHLSWDDGGAGVKARKGVGIALTVASSFLLIASLDLPKLASPVPSAVAGEAASPQLTWLHEEPVAVSKAKAEGRPLLVDFTAEWCGACKQLAKETFSDPRVMAKAAHFVAVKVDATDDEDPQIDAVKGKYKVVGLPTVVLYDSTGAERKRFNDFVGPDVFLAAIEGIQ, via the coding sequence ATGACCGCTTCGACTCGTTTCAAGGCAAGCGCCGGCGCCGCGCCGGCGGGTGTCCGACGTGGCGCGCGAGGCGCGCTCGGACCCGCGCTCCCGGCGCTGGTCGCGCTCGCCACGCTCGCGTCCCCGGCGCTCGCGCTGGCCGATGATCAGCGCGACCTGTTCACCCGCGGTCTGGAGGCCGGCCCGCTCTTCGCCGCGCTCGCCGCGCTCGGGGGCGGGCTGCTCACGTGCCTGACCCCCTGCGTGTACCCGATGATCGCCATCACGGTGAGCATCTTCGGGGCGCGGGAGGCGAAGTCCCGGCGCGAGGCGATGCTGCTCTCGACGAGCTTCGTGCTCGGGATCGTCGTGCTCTTCACGACGATGCTCGTGGTCGCGGCGCTCACGGGCAGCCTGTTCGGCGGCGTGCTCTCGAACAGGTGGGTCATCGTCGGCATCGCGGCGGTGTTCATCGCGCTCTCGCTGTCCATGTTCGGCGCGTTCGAGATGACGCTGCCGGACACCCTGATGCAGCGGCTCTCGCAGGTCGGGGGCATCGGCTACGGCGGCGCCTTCCTGCTCGGTCTGGTGAGCGGCCTCGTCGCCGCGCCGTGCACCGGGCCCGTCCTCACGGGCATCATCCTTTGGATCGGAAAGACCCAGAACGTCGGCCTCGGCGCGCTGGTCGGCGCCACCTTCTCCCTCGGGCTCGGCCTGCCGTTCTGGCTCGTCGGCGCGTTCGCGTTCGCGCTGCCGAAGGGCGGCAAGTGGATGCTGGGGGTGAAGTCGTTCTTCGGGATCGTGATGATGGTCGTCGCGCTCTATTTCCTGAAGACGACCTTCCCGGCGCTGTCGTCGCTCGCGCAGCCCACGCCGCAGTTCATGGCCGTCATGGCGGGCCTCGTCGCGGTCGGCCTCGCGCTCGGCGCGGTGCACCTCTCCTGGGACGACGGCGGCGCCGGCGTGAAGGCCCGCAAGGGGGTCGGGATCGCGCTCACGGTGGCCAGCAGCTTCCTGCTCATCGCGAGCCTGGATCTGCCGAAGCTCGCCTCGCCCGTCCCGTCGGCGGTGGCCGGCGAGGCCGCGTCGCCGCAGCTCACGTGGCTGCACGAGGAGCCGGTGGCCGTCTCCAAGGCAAAGGCGGAAGGACGCCCGCTGCTCGTGGACTTCACCGCGGAGTGGTGCGGCGCCTGCAAGCAGCTCGCGAAGGAGACCTTCTCGGATCCTCGTGTCATGGCCAAGGCGGCGCACTTCGTCGCGGTGAAGGTCGACGCGACGGACGATGAGGATCCGCAGATCGACGCGGTGAAGGGCAAGTACAAGGTCGTCGGCCTGCCCACGGTGGTGCTGTACGACTCCACCGGCGCCGAGCGGAAGCGCTTCAACGACTTCGTCGGCCCGGACGTGTTCCTGGCCGCGATCGAGGGCATCCAGTAG
- a CDS encoding tetratricopeptide repeat protein — protein MLRRALGAATPRSRALWARRGLSLRGPLDRTTQAMLLRQLYLAYFETRRFERAAEVAEQILALGVLSDVAHQDAARAKQALGDIEGAVGHLRLAARTGPASRRAFHWWTLGSVYHLARRYDEAIGALTRAARWGTRDKPLYQGHLAVVQCESGKAVEGLGALIDRLSEVPAGQGYGRFVLGQMAYFDHRWDEAKKYLEAFVQRSTSGRAAVAIALGAEIEAARRTLASLAER, from the coding sequence ATGTTGCGGCGCGCGCTGGGCGCGGCGACCCCGCGGTCGCGCGCGCTCTGGGCGCGGCGGGGCCTGTCGCTCCGGGGGCCGCTCGACCGGACGACGCAGGCCATGCTGCTGCGGCAGCTCTACCTCGCGTATTTCGAGACACGCCGCTTCGAGCGGGCAGCCGAGGTGGCGGAGCAGATCCTGGCGCTCGGCGTGCTGAGCGACGTCGCCCACCAGGACGCGGCGCGCGCGAAGCAGGCCCTCGGGGACATCGAGGGGGCCGTCGGGCACCTCCGGCTGGCGGCGCGCACGGGGCCGGCGAGCCGGAGGGCGTTCCACTGGTGGACGCTGGGCAGCGTGTATCACCTGGCGCGCCGGTACGACGAGGCGATCGGGGCGCTCACGCGCGCGGCGCGCTGGGGCACGCGGGACAAGCCGCTCTACCAGGGCCACCTCGCCGTCGTGCAGTGCGAGAGCGGCAAGGCGGTGGAGGGGCTCGGCGCGCTGATCGATCGGCTCTCGGAGGTGCCGGCAGGCCAGGGTTACGGCCGGTTCGTGCTCGGGCAGATGGCCTACTTCGACCATCGCTGGGACGAGGCCAAGAAATACCTGGAAGCCTTCGTCCAGCGGAGCACCTCGGGGAGGGCCGCGGTCGCGATCGCGCTCGGCGCGGAGATCGAGGCGGCGCGCCGGACGCTCGCGTCCCTCGCGGAGCGCTGA
- a CDS encoding DUF2254 family protein, with translation MRPDRTADDADGKRRRGATVARIWLRPMSYLLGVSVATLAAVHLLDVARLENAHLSLWEVFARMSPGDAEHIMSGIGEVIAAILGIVITVASIIVQLAANRYTPRITEMFFRDRTNMVVMGFFVVSAVFSLWVNFSIRVGGGGPTEDVFVPAYGVLVTMALLTASLLMMAPYFGYVFDFVEPDNVVRRIKTSGVEQALRPAGGESDGEVDERRVTALSSLEQLADVALNAIDQKDKGIASKTIDSLSELVVAYLPHKATLDARWFQIRDRLAKDTDFVSMNAEALGKLSTARTWLEYKALRQFLMVYREALTAMPDLITRIAIDTRYIGQTAIAAGDRAAVAVVVKFFNTYMRRSLNAKDIAAAYNSLNQYRYLAEELLKAGWGDEVLEIARHFKYYAQTAHAMGLAFLTETVAFDLCVVNERAYDLHAPARDELLQLFLEVDKEAELDQQEPSLRGVRKAQVKLATYYLQKGEEGLARKIYRDMRDERPDRLRSIRAELLAVTSNEFWEINDRGAVFEYIEPERRQLIHRFFEWFPATTMREPIREEHTQE, from the coding sequence ATGAGACCGGATCGGACCGCAGACGACGCCGATGGAAAGCGTCGCAGGGGCGCGACCGTGGCCCGCATCTGGCTGCGGCCGATGTCGTATCTCCTGGGCGTCAGCGTCGCGACCCTCGCCGCCGTCCACCTGCTGGACGTCGCGCGGCTCGAGAACGCGCACCTCTCGCTCTGGGAGGTGTTCGCGCGTATGTCGCCGGGCGACGCCGAGCACATCATGAGCGGCATCGGCGAGGTCATCGCCGCCATCCTCGGCATCGTCATCACGGTCGCGTCCATCATCGTGCAGCTCGCCGCGAACCGCTACACGCCGCGGATCACCGAGATGTTCTTCCGCGACCGGACGAACATGGTCGTGATGGGCTTCTTCGTCGTCAGCGCGGTGTTCTCGCTCTGGGTCAACTTCTCGATCCGCGTCGGCGGGGGCGGCCCGACCGAGGACGTCTTCGTCCCCGCCTACGGCGTCCTCGTCACGATGGCGCTGCTCACCGCGAGCCTGCTCATGATGGCGCCGTACTTCGGGTACGTGTTCGACTTCGTCGAGCCCGACAACGTGGTCCGGCGGATCAAGACGAGCGGCGTCGAGCAGGCGCTCCGGCCCGCCGGCGGCGAGAGCGACGGCGAGGTCGACGAGCGGCGGGTGACGGCGCTCTCGTCGCTGGAGCAGCTCGCCGACGTGGCGCTCAACGCGATCGACCAGAAGGACAAGGGGATCGCGTCGAAGACGATCGACTCGCTGTCGGAGCTCGTCGTCGCGTACCTGCCCCACAAGGCGACGCTCGACGCGCGCTGGTTCCAGATCCGCGATCGCCTCGCGAAGGACACCGACTTCGTGAGCATGAACGCCGAGGCGCTCGGCAAGCTGTCGACCGCGCGGACCTGGCTCGAATACAAGGCGCTCCGCCAGTTCTTGATGGTCTATCGCGAGGCGCTCACGGCGATGCCCGACCTCATCACGCGCATCGCCATCGACACGCGCTACATCGGGCAGACCGCCATCGCCGCTGGAGACCGGGCGGCCGTCGCGGTCGTCGTGAAGTTCTTCAACACCTACATGCGCAGGTCGCTCAACGCGAAGGACATCGCCGCGGCCTACAACAGCCTGAACCAGTACCGCTACCTCGCGGAGGAGCTGCTCAAGGCGGGCTGGGGGGACGAGGTCCTCGAGATCGCGCGTCATTTCAAGTACTACGCGCAGACGGCGCACGCGATGGGGCTCGCGTTCCTCACCGAGACCGTCGCGTTCGATCTCTGCGTGGTCAACGAGCGCGCGTACGACCTGCACGCACCTGCCCGGGACGAGCTCCTCCAGCTCTTCCTCGAGGTGGACAAGGAAGCGGAGCTCGATCAGCAGGAGCCGTCGCTCCGCGGCGTCCGCAAGGCGCAGGTCAAGCTCGCCACGTACTACCTGCAGAAGGGCGAGGAGGGGCTCGCGCGGAAGATCTACCGCGACATGCGCGACGAGCGGCCCGACAGGCTGCGCTCCATCCGCGCGGAGCTCCTGGCCGTGACGAGCAACGAGTTCTGGGAGATCAACGACCGGGGCGCCGTGTTCGAGTACATCGAGCCCGAGCGGCGCCAGCTCATCCACCGCTTCTTCGAGTGGTTCCCGGCGACGACCATGCGGGAGCCGATCCGCGAGGAGCACACGCAGGAGTGA
- a CDS encoding serine/threonine protein kinase, whose protein sequence is MPASRPRRKNAESDPPPELFAGKYRLIRMLGKGGMGEVWLAEEGPPDARRHVALKRLVPRPGLGESARESFFAEALVIARLDHPNVVRLVEFGEFEGSVYLALDYIDGPALDRVLKKAGAFSPRAVAYIGREMARALEAVHGLCEDEGQSYAVVHRDVSPSNILIGRDGRVCLTDFGVARIPGLADEQSDSSVFKGKLPYMPPEQARGEPFDGRADVFSLGITLLEALLGSRVRKAETQRQLIMGVASMPIPRARELLPDLSARLSAALDAATEFSVDKRTASAGKLAGDLEHVLREMGHGAEQEALSELKEHVEAYIARTGSLSGAGYRASPSLPPESAPRQSSPGVGRKAPAVATTSADRRSVRPSSPDGRRSVPAAGRSDAPLPLGTATGSLSVQYLDFDGPDEVPQRPLLHAMSTTPEGELQRGLGAVEAADGVASTMSRPPAANRPTGASRPTGASRPAGASRPPIASTPPVASRPPGASTPPAGSEPIAAPAVHTGGEVAPGEEPASTGLSAEQLRRKRTIFYAGLFVLGTLATIRLIFVSYC, encoded by the coding sequence ATGCCCGCCTCCCGCCCGCGTCGCAAGAACGCCGAGTCCGATCCGCCGCCGGAGCTGTTCGCCGGCAAGTACCGGCTCATCCGGATGCTGGGCAAGGGCGGGATGGGGGAGGTATGGCTCGCCGAGGAGGGGCCTCCCGACGCCCGGCGCCACGTCGCGCTGAAGCGGCTGGTCCCGAGGCCAGGGCTCGGCGAGAGCGCGAGGGAGTCGTTCTTCGCCGAGGCGCTGGTGATCGCGCGGCTCGATCACCCGAACGTCGTCCGGCTGGTCGAGTTCGGGGAATTCGAGGGCTCGGTGTACCTCGCGCTCGACTACATCGACGGCCCCGCCCTCGATCGCGTGCTCAAGAAGGCGGGCGCGTTCTCGCCGCGCGCCGTGGCGTACATCGGCCGGGAGATGGCGAGGGCGCTCGAGGCGGTGCACGGCCTGTGCGAGGACGAAGGGCAGAGCTACGCGGTCGTCCACCGCGACGTCTCGCCGTCCAACATCCTGATCGGGCGGGACGGCCGCGTTTGCCTGACCGACTTCGGGGTCGCGCGGATACCGGGCCTCGCGGACGAGCAGTCCGACAGCAGCGTGTTCAAGGGGAAGCTCCCGTACATGCCTCCGGAGCAGGCGCGCGGGGAGCCGTTCGACGGGCGCGCGGACGTGTTCTCTCTGGGAATCACGCTCCTGGAGGCGCTGCTCGGCAGCCGGGTGCGCAAGGCCGAGACGCAGCGGCAGCTGATCATGGGCGTCGCGTCGATGCCGATCCCCCGCGCGCGCGAGCTCCTGCCCGACCTGAGCGCGCGGCTCTCGGCTGCGCTCGACGCGGCGACCGAGTTCTCCGTCGACAAGCGGACCGCCAGCGCGGGCAAGCTGGCCGGCGATCTGGAGCATGTGCTTCGCGAGATGGGCCACGGCGCCGAGCAAGAGGCCCTGAGCGAGCTGAAGGAGCACGTCGAGGCTTACATCGCGAGGACAGGCTCGCTGAGCGGCGCCGGCTACCGCGCCTCACCGTCGCTCCCTCCGGAGAGCGCGCCGAGACAGAGCTCGCCGGGCGTCGGGCGAAAGGCGCCGGCGGTCGCGACCACCTCCGCTGACCGTAGGTCGGTCCGCCCGTCATCGCCCGATGGACGGCGCAGCGTGCCTGCGGCGGGCCGGAGCGATGCCCCGCTCCCTCTCGGCACCGCGACGGGCTCGCTCTCGGTGCAGTACCTCGATTTCGACGGCCCGGACGAGGTGCCGCAGCGCCCGCTCCTGCACGCGATGTCGACGACGCCGGAGGGGGAGCTCCAGCGAGGGCTGGGCGCGGTCGAGGCTGCAGACGGCGTGGCTTCCACGATGAGCAGGCCGCCCGCCGCGAACAGGCCGACCGGAGCGAGCAGGCCGACCGGAGCGAGCAGGCCGGCCGGAGCGAGCAGGCCGCCCATCGCGAGCACGCCGCCCGTCGCGAGCAGGCCGCCTGGAGCGAGCACGCCGCCCGCAGGCAGCGAGCCGATCGCGGCGCCGGCGGTTCACACCGGCGGGGAGGTGGCGCCTGGGGAGGAGCCCGCGTCTACCGGGCTCAGCGCCGAGCAGCTGCGGCGCAAGCGGACGATCTTCTATGCAGGGCTGTTCGTGCTCGGGACGCTCGCGACGATCCGCCTGATCTTCGTCTCCTACTGCTAG
- a CDS encoding helicase HerA domain-containing protein, which produces MSPIFSLCDGFQLDLSDYARTGLRVGIWASSGRGKSFGVGVLCEELLAAGIPIVAIDPEGELYTLRERFRVLVLGGAHADLPLPSGERAAEIALARVLGEGLGLIVDLSDQPTNRSQQEAALPFLERLWVLLSERRAPAALVIEEVHVFAPQSGASLTSELLHRFAKQGRKRGVLLVVASQRTQAVSKELMSQLNFPAIGGFEIERDYDAVKALVNGHTFEEFRALPAGEFFLPAAGRFERWRARHTAHGGEAPSWTGEPGGAPRVADATLSTLIDELREALAAESASQHGPDPSAALRAEIRRLQQQLARADEARRAAEAEAERLRTALQVAGVVKVVIQSEIVARVGHDEVAQAPAAAAPRAPAAAAPRAPAAPALGAPVDRVPVAPALPPAAASGGPAVKIIAKPASPSLRDLAMPANTMLEVRGVKQMVSAARSHARRRSPRSVPHVALAAKLLARGAALTAEELAARAGSRSQVEIRRAAHALAALARTGFASLQGGRHALNEAAVLRAIQSG; this is translated from the coding sequence GTGAGCCCGATCTTCTCCCTCTGCGACGGCTTCCAGCTCGACCTCTCCGACTACGCGCGCACCGGGCTGCGCGTCGGCATCTGGGCCTCGTCCGGCCGGGGCAAGAGCTTCGGCGTCGGGGTCCTCTGCGAGGAGCTGCTCGCGGCCGGCATCCCCATCGTCGCGATCGATCCCGAGGGGGAGCTCTACACGCTGCGCGAGCGGTTCCGCGTCCTCGTCCTCGGCGGCGCCCACGCGGACCTGCCGTTGCCCTCCGGCGAGCGCGCGGCGGAGATCGCGCTCGCGAGGGTGCTCGGCGAAGGGCTCGGCCTCATCGTCGATCTGTCGGATCAACCGACGAACCGCTCCCAGCAAGAGGCCGCGCTCCCATTTCTAGAGCGGCTCTGGGTCCTCCTGTCGGAGCGCCGCGCCCCGGCGGCCCTCGTGATCGAGGAGGTGCACGTCTTCGCGCCTCAATCGGGGGCGTCGCTCACCTCCGAACTCCTGCACCGGTTCGCCAAGCAGGGCCGCAAGCGCGGCGTCCTCCTCGTCGTCGCCAGCCAGCGCACGCAGGCGGTCTCGAAGGAGCTCATGAGCCAGCTCAACTTCCCCGCCATCGGCGGCTTCGAGATCGAGCGCGACTACGACGCGGTGAAGGCGCTCGTCAACGGGCACACGTTCGAGGAGTTCCGCGCGCTCCCGGCCGGCGAGTTCTTCCTGCCCGCCGCCGGGCGATTCGAGCGCTGGCGCGCCCGCCACACGGCCCACGGCGGCGAGGCGCCGAGCTGGACCGGTGAGCCCGGCGGCGCGCCGCGCGTCGCGGACGCCACGCTGAGCACGCTCATCGACGAGCTGCGCGAGGCGCTCGCGGCCGAGAGCGCGAGCCAGCACGGCCCGGATCCGAGCGCCGCGCTGCGGGCCGAGATCCGCCGCCTCCAGCAGCAGCTCGCCCGGGCCGACGAGGCGCGCAGAGCCGCCGAGGCCGAGGCCGAGCGGCTGCGCACCGCGCTCCAGGTGGCCGGCGTCGTCAAGGTGGTGATCCAGAGCGAGATCGTGGCGCGTGTCGGCCATGACGAGGTCGCGCAGGCGCCGGCGGCTGCCGCCCCGCGCGCACCCGCGGCTGCCGCTCCGCGCGCCCCCGCGGCTCCCGCGCTCGGCGCGCCCGTGGACCGCGTCCCCGTGGCGCCCGCGCTCCCGCCCGCTGCGGCGTCGGGCGGCCCGGCTGTGAAGATCATCGCGAAGCCAGCCTCTCCGTCGCTCCGGGATCTCGCGATGCCAGCGAACACGATGCTCGAGGTGCGCGGCGTCAAGCAGATGGTGAGCGCCGCGAGGAGCCACGCGCGGCGCCGATCCCCCCGGTCCGTGCCGCACGTCGCCCTGGCCGCGAAGCTGCTCGCCCGCGGCGCGGCGCTGACCGCGGAGGAGCTCGCCGCCCGCGCCGGCTCGCGCAGCCAGGTCGAGATCCGGCGCGCCGCGCACGCGCTCGCCGCGCTCGCGCGCACGGGCTTCGCCTCGCTCCAGGGCGGCCGTCACGCGCTCAACGAGGCGGCCGTGCTCCGCGCGATCCAGAGCGGCTGA
- a CDS encoding FxLYD domain-containing protein, giving the protein MGGDEAGGGSSGSGTGGGGKDEDPGGGLHFVPAGLSSTEMDEEGAGLKLVAFTLVQGATGPELYAAVRNDGESPSCDAGLMFYFIDKADQLVTTWGGSLLSGRLYRIDDGSGVMIPCIAPGEIAMTGSTDLPGELVIEELGYLQHRFPAFTVDVVPVDAVTVSDVKTVRRGAGSAYTGTLENRLDVAVSDPKITVFPVNRVGRPLGMATSSAAADIPPGGTWSFETTPVDDVGVDHVAYPTVSIPP; this is encoded by the coding sequence GTGGGCGGCGACGAGGCGGGAGGTGGCTCGAGCGGCTCGGGGACGGGCGGGGGCGGAAAAGACGAGGACCCCGGCGGGGGCCTGCATTTCGTGCCGGCGGGCTTGTCCAGCACCGAGATGGACGAGGAAGGAGCCGGGCTCAAGCTGGTTGCCTTCACCCTGGTGCAGGGGGCGACGGGTCCCGAGCTCTACGCCGCTGTCAGAAACGACGGAGAGAGCCCGTCCTGCGACGCCGGCCTGATGTTTTACTTCATCGACAAGGCCGATCAGCTCGTGACGACCTGGGGCGGTAGCTTGCTCAGCGGCCGGCTCTATCGGATAGACGACGGCTCTGGCGTGATGATTCCCTGCATCGCTCCGGGCGAGATTGCGATGACTGGCTCAACGGATCTTCCCGGCGAGCTCGTGATAGAGGAGCTCGGGTATCTGCAGCATAGGTTTCCGGCCTTCACCGTGGACGTGGTCCCTGTCGATGCCGTCACCGTCAGCGACGTGAAGACCGTCCGCAGGGGCGCCGGGAGCGCCTACACGGGCACGCTCGAGAACCGACTCGATGTGGCCGTGAGTGACCCCAAGATAACGGTCTTCCCGGTGAATCGCGTCGGACGGCCGCTGGGCATGGCGACGAGCAGCGCGGCTGCCGACATCCCGCCCGGCGGGACCTGGAGCTTCGAGACAACACCTGTGGACGATGTCGGCGTTGATCACGTCGCCTATCCGACGGTCTCGATTCCTCCGTGA